The Flavobacterium faecale genome has a segment encoding these proteins:
- a CDS encoding sulfatase-like hydrolase/transferase, with product MKKQIITLALMLQGMLGLSAQDRPNIVFVLTDDQSYELLGCTSNTIVQTPNIDQLASEGILFTNAHVTSAICTPSRVSMLLGQYERKHGVNFNSGTSISDKGWEGSYPMIMRANGYYTGWVGKNHAPIGKGGYDSGVMEKSFDYWYAGHGHLGFYPKDRHAIFNDAIAFTQPEIINEGVNEFLDPNERKLKGALHFLENRPMDKPFMLSINFNLPHGASTSTMKLKPTDDAIYRTLYRDIDIPLPPNYIARADIKMPKLPADLLHAEDRQDGYNYVDTPAAKKERYIREMEAMTGMDRLVGNLRKKLKDLKIDKNTVIIFTSDHGLFGGEQGLGGKSLCYEKTTHVPIIVFDPKARRKARGLRSDALVQTIDIAPTMLSMAGIKIPDTFQGKDITNLIKGKKEAVRNYVYTENLWSTHFGNPRCESVQDQQWKYIRYYKNNNFSARKEIKYAKELGMNVNEMLYKMHDPEIAIYRDYIDSPLNGEMPVYEELYDLKNDPFELHNLVAEKKNATILDNLKKQWKIEIKNARGEGKPEVYRYTNDLYPDGEH from the coding sequence ATGAAAAAGCAAATTATAACTCTTGCATTGATGCTTCAAGGCATGCTTGGACTTTCGGCTCAAGATCGTCCAAATATTGTATTCGTCCTAACCGATGATCAATCCTATGAACTGTTAGGTTGTACGAGTAACACTATTGTACAAACACCAAACATTGATCAATTGGCTTCAGAAGGAATTTTGTTTACCAATGCCCATGTAACGAGCGCCATATGTACGCCTAGTAGAGTCTCTATGTTATTGGGGCAATATGAGCGCAAACACGGTGTTAATTTCAACTCAGGCACAAGCATATCCGACAAAGGTTGGGAAGGCTCCTACCCTATGATCATGCGAGCAAACGGCTATTATACAGGTTGGGTTGGAAAAAATCATGCACCTATAGGTAAAGGTGGTTATGATAGTGGTGTCATGGAAAAAAGTTTTGATTATTGGTATGCTGGACATGGTCACTTGGGTTTTTATCCAAAAGATAGACATGCCATTTTTAACGATGCTATCGCTTTTACCCAACCTGAAATCATCAATGAAGGAGTGAATGAATTTTTAGATCCTAACGAAAGAAAATTAAAAGGTGCCCTACATTTTTTGGAAAACAGACCGATGGACAAACCTTTTATGCTATCTATCAATTTCAATTTACCACATGGTGCGAGTACAAGCACCATGAAACTGAAACCAACAGATGATGCTATTTATAGAACGTTGTACCGAGATATAGACATTCCGTTGCCACCTAATTATATTGCCAGAGCTGATATAAAAATGCCAAAACTACCTGCCGATTTATTACATGCCGAAGATCGTCAAGATGGATACAACTACGTTGACACTCCTGCTGCAAAAAAAGAAAGATACATTCGCGAAATGGAAGCTATGACAGGTATGGATCGCTTAGTAGGTAATTTAAGAAAAAAATTAAAAGACTTAAAAATTGATAAAAATACAGTAATCATCTTCACATCCGACCATGGATTATTTGGTGGTGAGCAAGGACTTGGAGGTAAATCACTATGTTATGAAAAAACAACCCATGTGCCAATTATTGTGTTCGACCCAAAAGCTCGCAGAAAAGCTAGAGGATTAAGAAGTGATGCCTTAGTACAAACCATAGATATTGCCCCTACTATGTTGTCGATGGCGGGTATAAAAATTCCTGACACGTTTCAAGGAAAAGATATTACAAACCTAATAAAAGGAAAAAAAGAAGCTGTTCGCAACTACGTTTATACCGAAAATTTGTGGTCTACACATTTTGGAAATCCTCGTTGTGAATCGGTACAAGACCAACAATGGAAATACATTCGATATTATAAAAACAATAATTTTTCGGCTCGAAAAGAAATCAAATATGCCAAAGAATTAGGTATGAATGTTAATGAGATGCTATACAAAATGCATGATCCCGAAATTGCTATTTACCGTGATTACATCGATTCACCATTGAACGGCGAAATGCCAGTTTATGAAGAGTTGTATGATTTGAAAAATGATCCTTTTGAATTGCACAATTTGGTCGCAGAAAAGAAAAATGCCACTATTTTGGACAACTTAAAAAAACAGTGGAAAATCGAAATCAAGAATGCTCGAGGCGAAGGGAAACCAGAAGTATACCGATATACTAATGATTTGTACCCTGACGGAGAGCATTAA
- a CDS encoding glycoside hydrolase family 28 protein encodes MKKIAFFLLLLSSSIYAKDYNVLTFGAKGDGETIDTQAVQRAIDLCSGEGGGRVIIPAGKKVMIGTIYLKDFVTLYLENGAVLLGSPNYADYTTDTHKNTYKNEPHMDRCLIFARDAKSFSIEGKGTIDANGHPKNFTKEKGGRPMMLRFMNCNDISVRDVTLINPAAWTSAWLYCNEIVVDGIKIISRVNHNGDGLDFDGCTNVRVSNSSFDTSDDSICLQTSRPDKPCKDITITNCVFTSKWAAMRFGLASRGDFESVTVSNCTFHDILDSGLKIQMNEGGTMKNMIFSNIVMKNVPRPIFMTFCQQRAGVDSPEQLAPMKAMQGFIFENIIVDNRELDKNSVLFLTGMPNHYIQDIQLKNIQITVSGGGTKGDAALKNIKEFTLETLGDWWPEFSKVGTLPASGIYARHIDGLFIENVSVNTISKDERLPIVFDDVLNSEIESVFLNRKKQ; translated from the coding sequence ATGAAAAAAATTGCCTTCTTCCTATTATTACTTTCAAGCTCCATCTATGCTAAGGATTACAATGTCCTTACTTTTGGAGCCAAAGGTGATGGTGAAACGATCGATACACAAGCCGTACAAAGAGCCATTGACTTATGCAGTGGCGAAGGCGGTGGCCGTGTAATTATTCCAGCGGGCAAAAAAGTGATGATAGGTACTATTTATCTAAAAGATTTTGTAACACTATATCTTGAAAATGGAGCTGTTTTGTTGGGAAGTCCTAATTATGCAGATTATACGACCGATACACACAAAAACACCTATAAAAACGAACCTCATATGGATCGTTGTTTGATTTTTGCTCGTGATGCAAAATCATTTTCTATCGAAGGAAAAGGAACGATTGACGCCAACGGTCATCCTAAAAATTTTACTAAAGAAAAAGGAGGACGTCCAATGATGTTGCGCTTTATGAACTGCAATGATATCAGTGTGAGAGATGTTACCCTAATCAACCCTGCAGCTTGGACTTCGGCTTGGTTGTATTGCAACGAAATTGTGGTAGACGGAATCAAAATCATCAGCAGAGTCAATCATAACGGGGATGGTTTGGATTTTGATGGTTGTACCAATGTGCGCGTTTCTAATTCGTCATTTGATACCAGCGACGATTCTATTTGTTTACAGACTTCAAGACCTGACAAACCTTGCAAAGACATTACGATTACCAATTGTGTGTTTACAAGCAAATGGGCAGCCATGCGTTTTGGTTTGGCTTCGCGAGGCGATTTTGAATCGGTAACAGTGAGCAATTGTACTTTTCATGATATCTTAGATTCGGGATTAAAAATCCAAATGAATGAAGGCGGTACAATGAAAAACATGATTTTTTCGAATATCGTCATGAAGAATGTCCCCCGCCCTATTTTCATGACTTTTTGCCAACAACGTGCAGGTGTAGATTCCCCTGAGCAATTGGCTCCCATGAAAGCAATGCAGGGATTTATTTTCGAAAATATTATAGTAGACAATAGAGAATTAGATAAAAATTCAGTTCTCTTTTTAACTGGAATGCCCAATCATTATATTCAGGACATTCAGCTAAAAAACATTCAAATCACAGTCTCTGGTGGCGGTACCAAAGGCGATGCTGCTCTTAAAAACATCAAAGAATTTACTCTAGAAACTCTAGGAGACTGGTGGCCTGAATTTAGTAAAGTAGGTACTTTACCCGCAAGCGGAATCTATGCTAGACACATTGATGGTTTGTTTATTGAAAACGTCAGCGTAAACACTATTAGCAAAGACGAACGTTTACCCATCGTTTTTGATGATGTTTTAAACAGCGAAATAGAATCAGTCTTTTTGAATCGAAAGAAACAATAA
- a CDS encoding T9SS type B sorting domain-containing protein has product MNLKLLFLILFVSTSTMVSAQDTGYNLDFETGTFLGWKGWIGECCPVKIEYSGIIKNRHTIINDIKRFDTNTCDKLSMVAPGGMYSARLGNDSAGKEVETLSYPIDVTANNSLFIYKYAVVLQDPGHNPDEQPYFRVKVYNEDKELIDPTCGSYNVVATSNLPGFQSCPENKVVFKDWTTVGLDLSPYLGQLLTVEFETGDCSLGAHFGYAYIDAYASSLSIGSAYCTDFDGVTLTAPIGFTYLWNTGETTQNLQVNNPIEGQSYSCELTSATGCKVIISTDLKLQEPKIDFETSNLCENKAVSFKNTTTNSDSTLNSYFWDFGDGTTSTDENPSHTYAGLGDFNITFNVKNVLGCVYSLSREVTINVSPEPTLEDGSICLSVSGSLAEGYILDTGLTDPDNTYKWYVDSKLIFSANESKHTAVKKGRYEVEVSNFKTLCSTTVSATVIATQMASGMKINISEDFADSSFLSVEVQGGTGPFVYKLDDLEFQDNNFYNGLTNGDHVVTVKDDVGCTLLSKDFTIFGYPKFFTPNNDGYNDFWNIPNYKNMLEAEITIFDRYGKMIRKMTPADRGWDGKLEGMPLPASDYWFLVNYKQADEDGVLFSKNAKSHFSLKR; this is encoded by the coding sequence ATGAACTTGAAATTACTATTTTTAATACTATTTGTTTCTACATCAACGATGGTCTCTGCTCAAGATACAGGCTATAACTTAGATTTTGAAACAGGTACTTTTTTGGGGTGGAAAGGATGGATTGGTGAATGTTGTCCGGTTAAAATTGAATACTCTGGTATAATCAAAAATCGCCATACAATCATAAATGACATAAAAAGATTTGACACCAATACCTGTGATAAATTATCTATGGTTGCACCGGGCGGTATGTATTCTGCACGATTAGGGAACGATAGTGCAGGTAAGGAAGTAGAAACACTATCATATCCTATTGATGTAACTGCAAATAATTCGTTGTTCATCTATAAATATGCAGTGGTTTTACAAGACCCAGGACACAATCCAGATGAGCAACCCTATTTTCGGGTAAAGGTGTATAATGAGGATAAAGAATTAATTGATCCCACCTGTGGTAGCTACAATGTGGTTGCAACATCAAATTTACCAGGGTTTCAATCTTGTCCAGAAAATAAGGTCGTTTTTAAAGATTGGACAACAGTAGGGTTGGATTTAAGTCCTTATTTAGGACAATTGCTTACAGTAGAATTTGAAACGGGTGATTGTTCTCTTGGTGCACATTTTGGTTATGCATATATTGATGCATATGCCTCTTCCTTATCGATTGGTTCAGCCTATTGCACAGATTTTGATGGTGTGACACTTACAGCACCAATTGGATTTACCTATTTATGGAACACAGGAGAAACAACGCAAAACCTACAGGTTAATAATCCTATTGAGGGGCAGAGTTACAGTTGCGAACTTACATCAGCGACTGGTTGCAAAGTTATTATAAGTACTGATCTGAAGCTACAAGAGCCTAAAATTGATTTTGAAACTTCAAATTTATGCGAAAATAAAGCCGTAAGTTTTAAAAATACAACGACCAATTCCGATTCGACTTTAAACTCTTATTTTTGGGATTTTGGTGATGGTACAACTTCAACGGACGAAAATCCAAGCCATACTTATGCAGGTTTAGGTGATTTCAATATTACTTTTAACGTGAAAAATGTTTTGGGATGTGTCTATAGCTTATCAAGAGAGGTTACTATAAACGTTTCACCAGAACCAACACTTGAAGACGGAAGTATTTGTTTATCCGTTTCTGGCAGTCTTGCAGAAGGTTATATTCTTGATACAGGACTAACAGATCCAGATAATACTTATAAATGGTATGTAGATTCAAAACTTATTTTTAGTGCTAATGAAAGTAAACATACGGCAGTAAAAAAAGGGAGATATGAGGTTGAAGTTAGCAATTTTAAAACCTTATGTTCTACTACTGTTTCGGCTACAGTTATTGCTACTCAAATGGCGAGTGGAATGAAGATTAATATAAGTGAAGATTTTGCAGATAGTAGTTTTTTGAGCGTAGAAGTTCAAGGAGGCACAGGACCATTTGTGTATAAATTAGACGATCTTGAGTTTCAGGATAATAATTTTTATAATGGTTTGACAAATGGAGATCATGTGGTTACCGTCAAAGATGATGTAGGCTGTACCTTATTATCTAAGGATTTTACCATTTTTGGGTACCCAAAATTCTTTACGCCAAACAACGATGGTTATAATGATTTTTGGAATATTCCTAACTATAAAAATATGTTGGAGGCAGAGATTACCATTTTTGATCGGTATGGTAAAATGATTAGAAAGATGACCCCAGCTGATCGAGGATGGGATGGAAAATTAGAAGGCATGCCATTGCCTGCTTCAGATTATTGGTTTTTGGTAAATTACAAACAAGCAGACGAGGATGGAGTTTTGTTTTCGAAAAATGCAAAATCTCATTTTTCACTGAAAAGATAA
- a CDS encoding GNAT family N-acetyltransferase, with translation MIVFETERLSIRNLKLGDKVFFYELLSAPEIIIPIPQALFTEAEILQKFNQNLNLESVYQEERTICGIFEKENNEMIGLALFLINKEKEKELGYRFRKKYWGKGYGTETAKAMIDYYFKVLKVEKVTADVNVAYTGSVKILEKSMTLVKEFYNNEDQCWDRKYEIHRSDWLKLNGLNLQ, from the coding sequence ATGATAGTATTTGAAACAGAACGTTTGAGTATTCGAAATCTTAAACTTGGAGACAAAGTTTTTTTCTACGAACTACTTTCAGCTCCTGAAATTATAATCCCTATTCCGCAAGCCTTATTCACGGAAGCAGAAATTCTTCAAAAATTTAATCAGAATCTAAATTTGGAAAGTGTTTATCAAGAGGAGAGAACCATTTGTGGCATTTTCGAAAAAGAAAATAATGAAATGATTGGTCTTGCCTTGTTCCTTATCAACAAGGAAAAAGAAAAAGAACTTGGTTACCGATTTAGGAAAAAATACTGGGGTAAAGGGTACGGGACCGAGACGGCAAAGGCTATGATAGACTACTATTTTAAGGTTTTGAAGGTCGAAAAAGTGACTGCTGATGTGAATGTAGCATACACTGGTTCAGTGAAGATTCTCGAAAAAAGTATGACATTGGTTAAGGAGTTTTATAATAATGAGGATCAATGCTGGGACAGAAAATATGAAATACATAGGAGTGATTGGTTAAAGTTGAATGGGCTAAATCTACAGTAA
- a CDS encoding ImmA/IrrE family metallo-endopeptidase, with translation MESNDINKLLKNIFSEDNYIDIREIFEKKLLEYNLSKTKAFKLLNIDKDVFEEIISGTAKQPNFINIVKISEFLNIDINDFINLVLKNQSKENISSIENARKATFLVKNFDIKALTKLGFFSNNDDTELLVAKILHFFGFTSIKDYEEQLDEPLYSRVKRNFSDKMKDFWIKSAYQSFKVIDNPNEYNRERLKDLIVKIKPYSQDLHNGLFTVCRALYNLGITVIFQNYLSTTQVKGATFIINGKPCIVLTDFNKKYPTLWFTLMHELHHVLFDFDLIETNSFHLTGDNDLFLIEEKADAFARDIFLSEEKFHYIKKYISNPYLVSKFAKENEIHQSIVYSFFTWYQDKLYKKSYHAAFREFYPDYAESLKKMNPITWDNKNLKEASKKIKSILEIKF, from the coding sequence ATGGAATCGAATGACATTAATAAATTACTGAAAAACATTTTTTCTGAAGATAACTATATTGATATAAGAGAAATTTTTGAAAAAAAATTACTTGAATACAATCTTAGTAAAACTAAAGCTTTTAAATTACTTAATATTGATAAAGATGTATTTGAGGAAATAATTTCAGGTACTGCTAAACAACCAAATTTTATAAACATTGTTAAAATATCAGAATTTTTAAATATTGATATTAATGATTTTATAAACTTGGTTCTAAAAAACCAAAGTAAAGAAAACATATCGTCAATAGAAAATGCAAGAAAAGCAACTTTTTTAGTTAAAAATTTTGACATTAAAGCATTGACTAAGCTCGGGTTTTTCTCTAATAATGACGATACCGAATTATTAGTTGCGAAGATTTTACATTTTTTCGGATTCACTTCAATTAAAGATTATGAAGAACAACTAGACGAACCTTTATATAGTCGTGTTAAAAGAAATTTTTCAGATAAAATGAAGGATTTCTGGATAAAGTCAGCTTATCAAAGTTTTAAAGTTATTGATAATCCAAACGAATATAATAGAGAAAGATTAAAGGATTTAATTGTAAAAATAAAACCTTATTCACAAGATTTACATAATGGTTTATTTACTGTTTGCAGAGCGTTATATAATCTTGGAATTACAGTTATATTTCAAAATTACCTTTCTACAACGCAAGTTAAAGGAGCAACATTCATTATAAATGGAAAACCTTGTATTGTTTTGACTGATTTTAATAAAAAATACCCAACTCTGTGGTTTACATTAATGCATGAATTACATCATGTATTATTTGATTTTGATTTAATTGAAACTAACAGTTTTCACTTGACTGGTGATAATGATTTATTTTTGATTGAAGAAAAAGCAGATGCATTTGCGAGGGATATATTTCTAAGTGAAGAAAAATTTCACTATATAAAAAAGTATATTAGTAATCCGTATTTAGTATCAAAGTTTGCAAAGGAAAATGAAATACACCAGTCAATTGTCTATTCATTTTTTACTTGGTATCAAGATAAATTATATAAGAAAAGTTACCATGCTGCTTTCAGGGAATTTTATCCCGACTATGCTGAATCACTAAAGAAAATGAATCCAATTACGTGGGATAATAAAAACTTGAAAGAAGCAAGTAAAAAAATAAAATCCATTTTAGAAATTAAATTTTAA
- a CDS encoding glycoside hydrolase family 3 N-terminal domain-containing protein, with amino-acid sequence MSFRKILVLSVLYVCGNLQAQVKPYITPEIEKQVDALMVDMTMEEKLAQIMGTRLEEILEDGKVSLEKCRKHIPNGIGQFCQFAAGQALEPEKLRDLVRQVQHYLMTETRLKIPAIFHEEAITGFATQGATTFPQQIGVGCTWNPELVEKNTHSTAVNMRAVGATLALSPMLDLSRTAHWNRHQESYGEDSYLTSRLGVAFVQGLQGNDFKTGVAATVKHFVGYGTNNDDPKELYEEYLMPHEACMKIAGAKSVMPSYGEYKGVPVAASPQMLDQILRKEVGFDGLVVSDYGAINLLFKKYKVAIDSLTAGAMSLNAGMDVELSSPSTFPKLGEALKQGLTTEAKINTAVKRALIMKAKLGLLDKNPIIGKDGDLDLDTAENRKLAYQTASESIVLLENKGVLPLKKSVKKIALVGPNAATVYGLLGDYTYQGMRAFWKQSAFDSNNPKLVTIKEGLESKIGKKVQIAYERGCDWNDDLEIKIDKSGAGDSRLDKLKLLTVKDLEKPNLQRALEISKDSDVIIAVMGENLYLNGEGRNRKGIRLPGEQEAFVQKLLATGKPVVLIMLSGRQEVISNFSDQCAAVIQGWFPGEEAGNAIADILLGTVNPSGKLCVTYPKTEKNVEIDYKNGYPEKELVHYPFGYGLSYTKYEYSDLKMKSNVSNSNETFSVSFTLKNTGKVDGTEITQLYVSPKNAASTLKPIQLKGFERVSLKAGESKKVTFNVSPEQMAQYKNSQWIVESEAYEIKVGASSTDIRLKGEMQLTGKNKLLPKGRQVFFASVTKN; translated from the coding sequence ATGTCTTTTAGAAAAATCCTTGTCCTGTCGGTTTTATATGTATGCGGGAATCTACAAGCCCAAGTGAAACCTTATATAACTCCCGAAATCGAAAAGCAAGTGGATGCTTTGATGGTCGATATGACTATGGAAGAGAAACTGGCTCAAATCATGGGAACTCGTTTGGAGGAAATCTTAGAAGACGGAAAAGTTTCTTTGGAGAAATGCCGAAAACACATTCCGAACGGAATAGGTCAGTTTTGTCAATTTGCGGCAGGACAGGCATTAGAACCAGAAAAATTGAGAGATCTTGTGCGACAAGTACAACATTATTTAATGACAGAAACTCGTTTAAAAATACCAGCAATTTTTCATGAAGAAGCTATTACGGGTTTTGCGACCCAAGGCGCTACGACTTTCCCACAGCAAATTGGTGTTGGTTGTACTTGGAATCCCGAATTGGTCGAAAAAAACACCCATTCTACAGCAGTAAATATGAGAGCGGTGGGCGCTACTTTGGCACTTTCGCCGATGTTGGATTTAAGTCGAACTGCACATTGGAACCGCCACCAAGAGAGTTATGGCGAAGATTCGTATTTAACTTCTCGTTTGGGCGTTGCTTTTGTACAAGGATTGCAAGGGAACGATTTTAAAACAGGAGTTGCTGCAACGGTAAAGCATTTTGTAGGCTACGGAACCAATAATGACGATCCAAAAGAGTTATACGAAGAATACCTGATGCCGCACGAAGCGTGTATGAAAATTGCAGGTGCCAAAAGCGTAATGCCGTCTTATGGAGAATACAAAGGCGTTCCCGTAGCAGCTAGTCCACAGATGTTGGATCAAATTCTACGCAAAGAAGTTGGTTTTGACGGCTTGGTAGTGAGTGATTATGGAGCGATTAATTTGCTGTTCAAAAAATACAAAGTAGCTATCGATTCGTTAACAGCAGGAGCAATGTCCTTGAATGCAGGGATGGATGTAGAATTGTCTTCGCCATCAACATTTCCTAAATTGGGAGAAGCACTCAAACAAGGATTAACAACAGAAGCAAAAATAAATACTGCTGTCAAACGTGCTTTGATCATGAAAGCCAAACTAGGTTTATTGGACAAAAATCCAATTATTGGTAAAGACGGAGATTTAGATTTAGATACAGCAGAAAACAGAAAATTAGCGTATCAAACGGCTAGTGAATCGATCGTTTTATTAGAAAACAAAGGTGTTTTACCTTTGAAGAAATCGGTAAAAAAAATTGCATTAGTGGGTCCAAATGCGGCAACGGTTTATGGCTTGTTGGGTGATTATACCTATCAAGGAATGCGAGCTTTTTGGAAACAATCAGCTTTTGATTCGAATAATCCAAAGTTGGTGACCATTAAAGAAGGTTTGGAAAGCAAGATTGGAAAAAAAGTACAAATTGCTTACGAACGTGGTTGCGATTGGAATGATGATCTCGAAATCAAAATCGACAAAAGTGGAGCAGGAGACAGCCGACTAGACAAATTAAAATTATTGACCGTTAAAGATTTGGAAAAACCAAACTTACAAAGGGCATTAGAAATTTCGAAAGATAGCGATGTTATCATTGCAGTAATGGGAGAAAATTTATACTTAAACGGCGAAGGACGAAATAGAAAAGGAATTCGTTTACCAGGGGAGCAAGAAGCATTTGTACAAAAATTACTAGCTACAGGTAAGCCAGTTGTGTTGATCATGTTGAGTGGACGTCAAGAAGTAATCAGTAATTTTTCGGATCAATGCGCTGCAGTCATTCAAGGATGGTTTCCGGGGGAAGAAGCTGGAAACGCAATTGCAGACATTCTGTTGGGAACCGTAAATCCATCGGGGAAATTATGTGTTACTTACCCTAAAACAGAGAAAAATGTAGAGATCGATTATAAAAATGGGTATCCCGAAAAAGAGTTGGTGCATTATCCTTTTGGTTACGGATTATCGTATACAAAATATGAGTACAGTGATTTGAAAATGAAATCAAATGTTAGCAATTCCAATGAAACTTTTTCAGTTTCGTTTACACTAAAAAACACAGGAAAAGTGGACGGAACCGAAATTACGCAACTGTATGTTTCTCCAAAAAATGCAGCTTCGACTTTAAAACCGATTCAGTTAAAAGGATTTGAAAGAGTGTCTTTGAAAGCAGGAGAATCAAAGAAAGTGACTTTCAATGTTTCGCCAGAGCAAATGGCGCAATACAAAAATAGTCAATGGATTGTAGAGAGTGAAGCCTACGAAATTAAAGTAGGAGCGTCAAGCACCGACATTCGTTTAAAAGGCGAAATGCAACTTACAGGTAAAAATAAACTGCTACCAAAAGGGAGACAGGTATTTTTTGCCTCAGTAACCAAAAATTAA